DNA sequence from the Gemmatimonadota bacterium genome:
GGCTGGAACATGGCCACGCCGCTCCCCCAGGCGCGCGCGTACCACACGCTTGCGGCGGCGACGGCGTTCACGGCCGCGCTGGACACGACGACCACCGGCGGGATCCTGTACGCCATAGGTGGCGTGGATGACGCCGGGGCGACCTCGGCCGATGTCTGGATGGCGCAGATCGGGCTGGACGGATCGCTCGGTTCGTGGGTGCCGGCATCGACCCTGCCCCAGCCGCTGCATTCCGCGTCCGCTTCGTTGTTCCGCGGCTTTCTCTACCTGACCGGAGGCGCAGACTCGCTGCACGCGGCGACCGGCGTCGTGTATCGCGCTGCCATCGCCGAGGACGGTTCGCTGGGGGCGTGGGAGTCGATCGGGACGCTTCCGGGGCCGCGCGCCTACCACGCGCAGATCGGCTTCGGCCCGTTCCTGCACGTCATCGGCGGCGACGCCGGCACGACCGACCCGGTCACCGCCGGCTTGACGGGGTCGGAAACCTCCGCGGTGCATTTCGCGCGCATAAGCGTGCGCACGGGCGACCTGTCGGGGGGCTGGAGCGCGACCCAGTCGATGTCCAAGGCGCGCAGCAAGCACAGCGCGATCTTCGGCGGCGGTGCCCTGTTCGCGACCTCCGGAGTGTACGCGGGCCAGCCCGGCTCGAGCGAAAACACCTTCGCTTCGCTGAACAACGACGGCACAACCGATTCCTGGAACGGCGCCACGGGCTCGGAGATCATCGAGGTCGAGATCGGCATCTCGCTGTACAACCAGGCCGCGGTGACCTTCCTGGAGAGCGACGGTACCGGGCACGTGCTGGTGCTCGGTGGCGCCAGTCGTTCGGCGGAAGGCCAGGCGTCGGACGCCGTGGTGTTCTACTAGAAGCGACAGTTGCCTCGACTGGCAGGAAGAGCCCGGGGTCGCCCAGCGCGGCCCCGGGTTCTTTCGTTTCGGGCGCGGGTGCCTTGACGCGTTTCTCATGTTTATCTTGAGGCAACACACACCGGACTTGGAGCACAGGCCATGACTGTGCAGTCAGATGCCGACCGCTGGCCGGCCATCCCCTACGCTTCGTGGGGCGATACTCTTTCAACAGTTCACATGTGGACCCAGATCCTAGGCAAGATCCGGCTCGTTCACGCTCCGGTAGCGAATCACTGGTGGGACGCCGTCCTCCACGTGACCGCTCGTGGACTGACCACCACCCCGGTGCCCCATCCCGCAGGGACCTTCGACATGGAGTTCGATTTCGTCGAACACGTCCTCCGAATCAGGGCTGTCGAAGGGGGTTCGGCCGCGGTTGCACTCGAAACCGGAACGGTTGCGGCCTTCTACGCCAGCGTCATGGACGTCTTGACTTCGCTGGGCCGCCCAGTGGCGATTCGCACGAACCCCAACGAAGTGCCCGAGCCCATTCCTTTCCAGCAGAACACGGCGCCAGCCGCCTACGACGCGGAGGCCGCCGCACGGTTCTGGCGTGCGTTGGTCGAGGTCGACCGTGTGTTCAAGGCTTTCCGCGCACGCTTCACTGGCAAGTGCAGTCCCGTGCACTTCTTCTGGGGAGCCCCCGATCTGGCCGTTACGAGGTTCAGCGGACGCGTAGCGCCCGCGCACCCCGGCGGCGTCCCCGGTCTGCCGGACTGGGTGACCCGCGAGGCCTACTCGCACGAAGTGAGCAGCGCCGGATTTTGGCCTGGTTCGCCCGACATGGAGGCGGCTTTCTACTCGTATGCGTACCCGACCCCCGACGGATTCGCCCACGCCGATGTGGGCCCACCCGGGGCGTTCTGGAGCGAACAAATGGGCGAGTTCTTCCTGCCTTATGAAGTCGTGCGCTCGGCGCCGGATCCAGACGCTGCGCTGATGGAGTTCCTACAGAGCTCGTATGAGGCGGCCGCGAATCTGGGAGACTGGGACCGGGCATCACTCGAGCGGCCGACGGGGGAACTGCGTCGCCTGGAGGAGGCGGTCGCGATCGGATAGGGCGTCGAAGAGGGCCGGCGTCCCGCCTCACCGGCCCTCCTCCATGCTACCTACCGCGTCAGCACGGAATGATCGTGAGCTTCCCGGACGTGCTGGCCACGAAGATGTACGGCTTCAGCGGCAGGCCGAACGACCGGATGACCAGGTCCCAAGTCCCGTCCGCGATGCTGTCGGGCAGATCCAAGACAGTGTCCGTGTCGTAGTTCACGCACGTCAGCGCGCCGATCCCCTGCGTGGGGCTGCGACCCGTCCCCAGAAACGCCAGGTTGCCGGAGGGGCGGACCGCGATGCCTCCCATGTAGACGCGCCCCGAGCCCCCGGTCGGCAGCGCGATGGACTTCTCGAACACGAACGCCGCGCCCTGGATGCGGTACACGTGCAGCCTGGGTGCGGCCGAGGTGGCGTCCACCAGCAGCACGCGGTCCTTCTGCGGAGTGACCGCGACGCCATCGATGAAGCCGAACTCCGGTCGCGTGAGGTTGGTGACCGGGTGGGACGGATCGTCCAACTCCACCACGGCCACACCGCCGAAGCCGGTCACATCCGTGAGCGAAGCGAGCGCCACGTTGCCCTTCCCGGGCACCGTGGTCGTGACCACCGACCGCGCGAACGTGCCGGCGTTGCCGGCCAGGTTCTCATCGACGCCGGCGCCGGGGAAGAGCGCAACCTCATCCAGCGTCGCGTGATCGCTCACGCGAAAGATCGTGAGCGTGCCCTCCATGTAGTTGGCCACCACCCCGGTCTCGCCGTCCTGCGTG
Encoded proteins:
- a CDS encoding IPT/TIG domain-containing protein; this encodes MIAASLVMGAAACGDDGSDPIAVPPQLVSVSPLVGTSGTEVRIDGQGFDATDVSVFFDDIQSPRVALEGGAVFALAPAGLTLGTTYDIRVVNRGTGSAVLDSVFTVVAPEAFRINGVSRPTGLRGMTVIIEGASFGDSLDLAQGSVLFRAGDGSAVAAPILDQNQDWNDSFIVTQVPQTTADTSLVWVETATGASDSIEFRIIQSGVFSPSLINWTQTTALPQPLQGLGAVFVPIEDGAMPANHIFTVGGADTLNVATTSVYTATVQESGALTGGWNMATPLPQARAYHTLAAATAFTAALDTTTTGGILYAIGGVDDAGATSADVWMAQIGLDGSLGSWVPASTLPQPLHSASASLFRGFLYLTGGADSLHAATGVVYRAAIAEDGSLGAWESIGTLPGPRAYHAQIGFGPFLHVIGGDAGTTDPVTAGLTGSETSAVHFARISVRTGDLSGGWSATQSMSKARSKHSAIFGGGALFATSGVYAGQPGSSENTFASLNNDGTTDSWNGATGSEIIEVEIGISLYNQAAVTFLESDGTGHVLVLGGASRSAEGQASDAVVFY
- a CDS encoding DUF5996 family protein, with the translated sequence MTVQSDADRWPAIPYASWGDTLSTVHMWTQILGKIRLVHAPVANHWWDAVLHVTARGLTTTPVPHPAGTFDMEFDFVEHVLRIRAVEGGSAAVALETGTVAAFYASVMDVLTSLGRPVAIRTNPNEVPEPIPFQQNTAPAAYDAEAAARFWRALVEVDRVFKAFRARFTGKCSPVHFFWGAPDLAVTRFSGRVAPAHPGGVPGLPDWVTREAYSHEVSSAGFWPGSPDMEAAFYSYAYPTPDGFAHADVGPPGAFWSEQMGEFFLPYEVVRSAPDPDAALMEFLQSSYEAAANLGDWDRASLERPTGELRRLEEAVAIG